One segment of Thioflexithrix psekupsensis DNA contains the following:
- the rplU gene encoding 50S ribosomal protein L21, whose product MYAVIKTGGKQYKVRPGDVLKIEKLTAEAGENVDFDQVLLVGDDDKVEVGTPIVSGGKVSATVRLQARAPKVKIIKFRRRKHYRKQMGHRQYYTEVQVTQIAADGFTTAIHTSLDK is encoded by the coding sequence ATGTATGCTGTGATCAAGACCGGAGGCAAACAGTACAAAGTACGCCCCGGCGATGTGTTGAAAATTGAAAAATTAACCGCCGAAGCCGGCGAAAATGTTGATTTTGATCAAGTATTGCTGGTTGGCGACGATGACAAGGTTGAAGTCGGCACCCCCATCGTCAGCGGAGGCAAAGTGTCTGCCACGGTGCGCTTACAAGCCCGTGCGCCAAAAGTAAAAATTATCAAATTCCGCCGCCGCAAACATTACCGCAAACAAATGGGACACCGCCAGTATTATACTGAAGTGCAAGTCACCCAAATTGCTGCCGATGGTTTCACGACGGCCATTCACACGAGTTTGGATAAATAA